GACACCGGGCTATGCCGATTAtcttattttgtttgtcatcAAATTTTGTATCCAAAATTCTCTAGAAATAGTATAAAACTATGAGTTCGGGCGAAGAGTCCATTATTGAGCAGCTGAAGCGCTCTGTGGAGGCCTTGGTCGCTAAGACGGGGCCGCATAGCAAATTTGCCGAGGATCTTATACAGAAAATTGGCAATCTACAGGCCAAAATGGATTCACTGACCGAAGGCGATCGCCACAAGTTCCTTAGCGAGATGAAGGGCTCCATTCAGGACGCAATTGTGCGCATCGAGCGCCGTTTGCTGCAGCATTCGCACATTGCCCAAACCTACACCACGTCCATTGTGGTAGCTGTGATATTCCTTGTCGTCTCAGTAATCGGTTAATTCTGCACCCTTGCACCCATTGGCATGGCACTGGCAGCCGCTAACGATCTCTTTTACTGTTTACTCTTTCAGCTCTATTTGGCTTCAAGCTGTACAAGTCGCTGATGGAGAAGGAGCTCAAGAAGCGGGAGAAACTCAAGAGCAAGCAGCAAAAGAAGACCAAGAAGTCCAATTGAATTTTGGTGCATAGCCCCACATATTGCCCATAGC
The DNA window shown above is from Drosophila virilis strain 15010-1051.87 unplaced genomic scaffold, Dvir_AGI_RSII-ME tig00000029, whole genome shotgun sequence and carries:
- the LOC6636406 gene encoding uncharacterized protein isoform X2, encoding MSSGEESIIEQLKRSVEALVAKTGPHSKFAEDLIQKIGNLQAKMDSLTEGDRHKFLSEMKGSIQDAIVRIERRLLQHSHIAQTYTTSIVVAVIFLVVSVIALFGFKLYKSLMEKELKKREKLKSKQQKKTKKSN
- the LOC6636406 gene encoding uncharacterized protein isoform X3 — translated: MVDLTDAGSPFQQSIPNLAFYVPAVVVFGLAALFGFKLYKSLMEKELKKREKLKSKQQKKTKKSN